In Helianthus annuus cultivar XRQ/B chromosome 9, HanXRQr2.0-SUNRISE, whole genome shotgun sequence, the following are encoded in one genomic region:
- the LOC110878821 gene encoding uncharacterized protein LOC110878821 gives MKTCEDKLLLKCSIEAGASLEALAKGNKKTPNKRKGGSICTHYYRTRSRLKFESFKSPDLSFFDKCKKLQDHATLNHEAHVIFTACLENSFGSIASTNLVDKSAPECYESVQNDYMNGSMREDGSCKLTETVCVLLTDNLMTFFDPGIEPKDDTHMHDKDESYNSSDGTEVEYASLPVSLPSFSVEDYIVCSLNTEDTVDNIPDSQLLDSPENVLEDPSFHDDEHDVCHSEDDVELTSISHLDPVHLSEGKFTCILNTEDPEIPCNDNIFSVTRPSPYVRLITATESIDPSPSFSQSQMDGPSLQSEYDSVNPHVGDTYKSVSMDHNPSISDHDNSDNDSDLDIEDPEIPCDDNIFLRIHQSPSARCRTAPDSIDPASSLTQSKMDGSGLSSEIDSANPHVGCTPKSVSMDHNPSISDHHNSDPVIPSPSVRPETATDSIEPATCLTNSQMDDPAVSSEFNFANLRVGCTHKSVSMDHNPSVSDRDSHSDLPCVPDIEDPEIPTPSVRPRMVTDSSDPASCFTQSQMDDQGLSSEFDSSNPHVGCDLKSVSMDHNPSISDHKTDSDLPCFPDTEDSDIPSSCVKTETADLIDLMSSFTQPLMDGPDLSSVSVDHNLSISDDNNSDSDSDLPCLPDIEALIRKLDYEYAQDSWITNEAKSGKYRHCKRSISRLEQSSSQRVMSSLGAFAVFYSRHFNYYIKKTEVTVGRSTDDTEVDIDLRKESHANMISRQQATIKMETDGTFTLKNIGKGSILVNGESVARGQAAALISCCLIQIRGMDFMFDMDDRYVRWYLDNIMKKPQVCQISKPFLIVCEE, from the exons CAAGATCATGCTACGCTTAATCACGAGGCTCATGTTATCTTCACTGCCTGTCTTGAAAACAGTTTCGGGAGTATTGCAAGTACTAATTTAGTTGATAAATCAGCTCCCGAATGTTACGAGTCAGTTCAAAATGATTATATGAATGGATCCATGAGAGAAGATGGATCGTGCAAACTTACTGAAACTGTTTGTGTTTTACTAACAGATAATCTGATGACTTTTTTTGACCCGGGTATTGAACCCAAAGATGACACTCATATGCATGATAAAGACGAATCGTATAATTCTAGTGATGGTACAGAAGTTGAATACGCAAGTCTTCCCGTTTCGCTACCGAGCTTCTCAGTTGAGGATTATATCGTTTGCAGTTTGAATACAGAAGACACAGTTGATAACATTCCTGATTCGCAGTTACTAGATTCTCCTGAAAATGTTCTAGAAGATCCCTCATTTCATGATGATGAGCACGATGTCTGTCACAGTGAAGATGACGTGGAGTTAACGTCAATCTCACACCTCGACCCTGTTCATCTTAGTGAAGGGAAATTTACTTGCATTTTAAATACAGAAGATCCAGAAATACCGTGCAATGATAATATTTTCTCGGTGACCCGTCCATCTCCTTATGTTAGACTCATAACTGCTACAGAGTCTATTGACCCGTCACCCTCTTTTTCTCAGTCACAAATGGATGGTCCTAGTTTACAATCTGAATACGATTCTGTAAATCCACATGTCGGTGACACTTATAAATCGGTATCAATGGATCATAATCCTTCTATATCAGACCATGACAACTCTGACAATGATAGTGACCTTGATATTGAAGATCCAGAAATACCATGCGACGATAATATTTTCTTGCGGATTCATCAATCTCCTTCTGCTAGATGCCGAACTGCTCCAGATTCTATTGACCCTGCATCATCTCTCACTCAGTCAAAGATGGATGGTTCAGGTTTATCTTCTGAAATTGATTCTGCGAATCCGCATGTTGGTTGCACTCCTAAATCTGTATCAATGGATCATAATCCTTCTATATCAGACCATCATAACAGTGATCCGGTAATACCATCCCCTTCTGTTAGACCCGAAACCGCTACAGATTCTATCGAGCCCGCAACATGTTTAACTAATTCGCAGATGGATGATCCAGCTGTATCTTCTGAATTTAATTTTGCAAATCTACGTGTTGGTTGCACTCATAAGTCTGTATCAATGGATCATAATCCTTCGGTATCAGACCGTGACAGTCATAGTGATTTACCTTGCGTTCCTGATATTGAAGATCCAGAAATACCAACGCCTTCTGTTAGACCCCGAATGGTTACAGATTCTAGTGACCCCGCGTCATGTTTTACTCAGTCACAGATGGATGATCAAGGTTTATCTTCCGAATTTGATTCTTCAAATCCGCATGTTGGTTGCGATCTTAAGTCTGTATCAATGGATCATAATCCTTCTATATCAGACCATAAAACTGATAGTGATCTACCTTGTTTTCCTGATACTGAAGATTCCGATATACCATCTTCCTGTGTTAAAACCGAAACTGCAGATTTGATTGACCTAATGTCATCTTTTACTCAGCCACTGATGGATGGTCCAGATTTATCTTCTGTATCAGTGGATCATAATCTTTCTATATCAGATGATAACAACTCCGACAGTGATAGTGACCTACCTTGCTTACCTGATATTGAAGCGTTG ATTCGTAAACTAGACTATGAATATGCTCAGGACTCATGGATTACCAATGAAG CTAAAAGTGGTAAATATAGACACTGTAAAAGGTCAATAAGTAGATTAGAGCAGTCTTCATCACAAAGAGTCATGTCATCTCTAGGTGCTTTTGCTGTCTTTTACAGCCGTCATTTTAATTACTATATCAAGAAAACAGAGGTCACAGTAGGTAGATCAACAGATGACACCGAAGTTGATATTGATCTAAGAAAAGAAAGTCATGCCAACATGATATCTAGGCAACAG GCTACTATAAAGATGGAGACCGATGGCACATTTACTCTTAAAAATATCGGGAAGGGTTCGATTTTAGTGAACGGTGAATCAGTTGCTCGTGGACAAGCGGCTGCACTCATTTCATGTTGTTTGATTCag ATAAGGGGAATGGATTTCATGTTTGACATGGATGACAGATATGTGAGATGGTACTTGGATAACATAATGAAGAAACCACAAG TATGTCAGATTTCCAAGCCATTTCTAATTGTATGCGAAGAATGA